A window from Danio aesculapii chromosome 6, fDanAes4.1, whole genome shotgun sequence encodes these proteins:
- the ddx17 gene encoding LOW QUALITY PROTEIN: probable ATP-dependent RNA helicase DDX17 (The sequence of the model RefSeq protein was modified relative to this genomic sequence to represent the inferred CDS: deleted 2 bases in 1 codon), translated as MRGSSSYGDRDRDRGRDRGPRFGSSRVVPPPKKFGNPGDRLRKKKWDLDQLPKFEKNFYNENPEVHHMSQYDVEEYRRKREITVRGSGCPKPVTNFHQAQFPQYVMDVLLQQNFKEPTAIQAQGFPLALSGRDMVGIAQTGSGKTLAYLLPAIVHINHQPYLERGDGPICLVLAPTRELAQQVQQVAFDYGKSSRIKSTCVYGGAPKGPQIRDLERGVEICIATPGRLIDFLEVGKTNLRRCTYLVLDEADRMLDMGFEPQIRKIVDQIRPDRQTLMWSATWPKEVRQLAEDFLHDYVQINIGALELSANHNILQIVDVCMENEKDSKLIQLMEEIMAEKENKTIIFVETKKRCDELTRRMRRDGWPAMCIHGDKSQPERDWVLTEFRSGKAPILIATDVASRGLDVEDVKFVINYDYPNSSEDYVHRIGRTARSTNKGTAYTFFTPGNLRQARDLVRVLEEARQAINPKLLQLVDTGRGGGGRMRYRGNNSSSNNPNLMYQDECDRRMRSGTGVNKGGRSNNNFSRDGRSGGSNRDERMSSYRDRSRDGRNNYNSGPSYNNGGGEQFQSYGGGGGGEQYGSRVAPSHPTGGAAGQDQPGPPQGLFGAPPLNPPQPGPGSGPGPQPLMSQQFPPPPQPMMGFMGPGPYPFGSPPPLPPPPRK; from the exons ATGAGAGGAAGTTCCTCATATGGAGACAGAGACAGAGATCGAGGACGGGATAGAGG GCCTCGCTTTGGTTCTAGTCGAGTTGTCCCA CCACCGAAGAAGTTTGGAAATCCGGGAGATCGGCTGAGGAAAAAGAAATGGGACCTGGACCAACTGCCTAAGTTTGAGAAGAACTTCTACAATGAAAATCCAGAGGTTCATCACATGAGTCAG tatGATGTAGAAGAATATCGCAGGAAGCGAGAGATCACCGTCAGAGGCTCTGGCTGTCCAAAGCCTGTCACCAACTTCCATCAAGCTCAGTTTCCTC agtATGTAATGGATGTGCTTCTGCAGCAGAACTTTAAAGAGCCCACTGCTATCCAGGCTCAAGGTTTTCCTCTAGCTCTTAGTGGCAGAGACATGGTGGGCATCGCTCAAACTGGCTCTGGAAAGACACTGGCT TATCTGTTGCCTGCCATTGTGCACATTAACCATCAGCCATATCTGGAAAGAGGGGACGGGCCCATC tgtCTTGTGTTAGCACCTACACGTGAATTAGCTCAGCAGGTGCAGCAAGTTGCTTTTGACTATGGCAAATCATCCCGGATCAAGAGTACCTGTGTGTATGGAGGAGCCCCTAAAGGGCCACAGATCAGAGATTTAGAAAGAG GTGTTGAGATATGCATTGCCACGCCTGGCCGTCTGATTGACTTCCTGGAGGTTGGAAAAACCAACCTGCGCCGTTGCACCTACCTGGTGCTGGATGAAGCTGATCGTATGTTGGACATGGGATTTGAACCCCAAATACGCAAAATTGTTGACCAAATTAGA CCTGACCGACAGACTCTAATGTGGAGTGCTACCTGGCCTAAAGAAGTGCGGCAGCTGGCTGAAGATTTCCTCCATGACTATGTCCAAATCAATATAGGAGCTCTAGAACTGAGTGCGAACCACAACATCCTGCAGATAGTGGATGTTTGCATGGAAAATGAAAAAGACAGCAA GCTGATTCAACTGATGGAGGAAATCATGGCTGAAAAGGAGAACAAAACCATCATCTTTGTCGAGACGAAGAAACGTTGTGATGAACTGACTCGCAGGATGCGGAGAGATGG GTGGCCTGCAATGTGCATTCATGGTGACAAGAGCCAGCCAGAGAGGGACTGGGTACTAACAG AGTTTCGCAGTGGAAAAGCTCCAATTTTGATTGCCACTGATGTCGCCTCACGGGGTCTAG ATGTGGAGGATGTCAAATTTGTCATCAATTATGACTATCCAAACTCCTCTGAGGATTATGTTCACCGAATTGGGCGGACAGCCCGTAGCACCAACAAAGGTACAGCCTACACCTTCTTCACGCCTGGAAACCTTCGCCAGGCTCGCGATCTGGTTCGGGTTCTTGAGGAGGCTAGACAGGCCATCAACCCCAAACTACTGCAGCTTGTGGACACAGGCCGTGGAGGAG GTGGAAGGATGCGTTACCGTGGCAACAATTCAAGCTCAAATAATCCCAACCTGATGTACCAGGACGAATGTGATCGACGCATGCGCTCTGGAACTGGGGTGAACAAAGGCGGCCGCAGCAACAACAACTTTAGCCGTGACGGAAGATCAGGTGGGAGCAATCGTGACGAGCGCATGTCCTCTTACAGGGACCGCAGCAGAGATGGCCGAAACAACTACAACTCAGGACCCTCTTATAATAACGGAGGAGGAGAGCAGTTTCAGAGCTATgggggtggaggaggaggagagcaGTATGGCTCCAGAGTAGCACCCTCACATCCAACTGGGGGTGCAGCAGGGCAAGATCAGCCTGGACCTCCACAAGGTTTGTTTGGAGCGCCACCTCTAAATCCACCTCAGCCTGGGCCAGGTTCAGGTCCAGGTCCACAACCACTTATGTCCCAGCAGTTCCCTCCTCCACCGCAACCTATGATGGGCTTCATGGGTCCTGGCCCATACCCATTTGGCTCACCACCACCCCTTCCTCCTCCTCCCAGAAAGTAG
- the gga1 gene encoding ADP-ribosylation factor-binding protein GGA1: MAAPPDEQSLESRINKATNPLNRETDWESIQLFCDQLTNEPEGPQLATRLLAHKIQSPQEWEAIQALMVLETCVKNCGKRFHNEVGKFRFLNELIKVVSPKYLGSRAPEPVKKKVLEMMYSWTVSLPEETKISDAYQMLKKQGIIKQDPDLPDDKPCPPPPPRPKNAIFEDEEKSKMLSRLLNSSHPEDLRAANKLIKEMVQEDQKRMEKVSKRVNAIQEVKESVGLLTQLLGDYSKESSSQSNEELIKDLYQRCEKMRPTLFRLASDTEDNDEALAEILQANDSLTQVINLYRQLVRGEEVNGEASSSATLPGCSNALLDLTGLDTSPSAQSFSEFPSQTQELGISLLDDELMSLGLTEVNSNLTSSQSGDAMAWNTFQSSETVDTPVMPDPAVLLPVTSATKTPVPVTSTKSLDELDLLGKTLLQQSLPPESLQVKWDKLQSQSKPTLRDLQIKSGNNAATSPVLSFSSEPGSLLNSQLTPQDDVSLVKVTVPLESIKPSSMLPVTIFDKHSLRVLFHFAKDPPPSRPDVLVVIISMLSSAPLPITNVRFQAAVPKNMRVKLQPPSGSDLPAFNPVLPPAAITQVLLLANPHKEKVRLRYKLTFDIGEESHDESGDVEQFPPPESWGNI; encoded by the exons ACAAAGCAACCAACCCTTTAAATCGAGAAACTGACTGGGAAAGTATTCAGCTCTTCTGTGACCAACTCACCAATGAACCTGAAGG TCCACAGCTGGCCACCAGGCTACTTGCTCACAAGATTCAGTCTCCTCAAGAGTGGGAGGCCATTCAAGCTCTCATG GTTCTAGAAACTTGTGTGAAGAACTGTGGGAAAAGGTTCCATAATGAGGTGGGAAAGTTCCGTTTCCTTAATGAGCTCATCAAAGTGGTTTCACCTAAg TATCTTGGTTCTCGAGCTCCAGAACCAGTGAAGAAAAAAGTTTTAGAAATGATGTACAGCTGGACTGTGAGTTTACCAGAAGAGACAAAGATTTCTGATGCTTATCAGATGCTTAAGAAACAAG GTATTATTAAGCAAGACCCGGATCTCCCTGATGATAAACCCTGCCCCCCTCCTCCGCCCAGGCCTAAGAATGCAATCTTTGAAGATGAAGAAAAATCAAAG ATGTTGTCCCGTCTTCTGAATAGCTCTCATCCTGAGGACCTAAGGGCAGCAAACAAACTCATCAAAGAAATGGTTCAGGAG GATCAGAAACGCATGGAGAAGGTGTCAAAGAGAGTGAACGCTATTCAGGAAGTGAAGGAGAGTGTTGGGCTTCTCACACAGTTACTGGGAGATTACAGCAAAGAGAGTTCCTCACAAAGCAACGAGGAGCTCATTAAG GATCTGTACCAGCGCTGTGAAAAGATGAGACCCACTCTGTTCAGATTGGCCAGCGATACTGAGGACAATGATGAAGCTCTTG ctgagatcttacaggcGAATGACAGCCTAACGCAGGTGATCAATCTGTACAGGCAGCTGGTGAGAGGGGAGGAGGTTAATGGAGAAGCAAGCAGCTCAGCCACACTCCCAG GTTGCAGTAATGCACTTTTGGACCTTACAGGACTGGACACTTCCCCTTCAGCtcagtctttctctgaatttCCCTCTCAGACACAGGAGCTGGGCATCAGTCTTCTAGATGATGAGCTTATGTCTTTAG GATTGACTGAAGTCAATTCAAATCTGACTTCCTCCCAATCTGGAGATGCCATGGCATGGAATACTTTTCAG TCATCAGAAACTGTGGATACACCTGTAATGCCGGACCCTGCAGTGCTTTTGCCAGTTACAAGTGCTACCAAGACACCTGTTCCTGTGACATCCACTAAATCCCTAGATGAGCTAGACCTGTTGGGTAAGACTCTGCTGCAGCAGTCTCTACCTCCAGAAAGTCTTCAGGTCAAATG GGACAAGCTTCAGTCTCAGTCCAAACCCACACTACGAGACCTTCAGATCAAGTCTGGAAATAATGCCGCTACAAGTCCTGTGTTGAGCTTTTCTTCAGAGCCAGGATCTCTCCTCAATTCTCAGCTCACACCTCAGGATGACGTATCATTGGTGAAAGTTACTGTGCCCTTGGAGTCTATCAAACCTA GTAGCATGTTACCTGTGACAATCTTTGATAAACACAGCCTACGAGTTTTGTTCCATTTTGCAAAAGACCCTCCGCCATCCCGGCCAGATGTTTTAGTGGTGATAATCTCCATGTTGTCCTCTGCCCCTTTGCCTATCACAAATGTACGATTCCAGGCTGCTGTTCCCAAG AATATGAGAGTGAAGTTGCAGCCACCATCGGGATCAGATTTACCTGCCTTCAACCCTGTATTGCCCCCTGCTGCCATTACACAGGTCCTGCTTTTAGCTAACCCTCACAAG GAGAAGGTCCGGTTGAGATACAAACTGACTTTTGATATAGGAGAAGAATCGCACGATGAAAGTGGAGATGTAGAGCAGTTCCCTCCCCCAGAGTcatggggaaatatttaa